One Bacteroidota bacterium genomic window, GCCAACAATATGATATTTGTAAACTTCTCCGAGTTTGAAATCAGGAATGAACCCTTCCCAGATGCCACTATTATCCCAACGGGCATAGAGTTCGTGCATATGCGGGTACCAATGATTAAAATTGCCGACAACAGAAACAGAGCTTCCATTTGGTGCCCATACACAGAAATAAATACCCCATATACCGTTTACTTCTACGGAATGTGAACCAAATTTTTCATAAAGGGAATAGTTGGTGCCTTGCTGGTAGTTCTTCACATCTTCATCCGTAAGCATTGAATAATTCCACACCGCTTTTGAGGTATCTATAAAATTTTCTTCCTCATATTTTTTCTTATCTGGCTTTGAGCGGACAGACCCTTGATCATTTTCTTCATTTTTTTGTGTGGACTTTTTCGAAAGTTGCGTCATAATAAATTCGTTTCTTTTCCGTTCATGTAAAATACAATCCTTTAACGTAAAATTAGAATCTATTTTGCGGCATTAAGGATAAGAAGATGGAAATTCGTCCCGCTTTTGAAATCCACTATCCACATTTAACCAGACCACTCAACCTAAACCGTATAGCCAACTAATGAGAAAAACATTTCTATGCCTGCTTGCATTTATTATAGCAGCAACCGCCTACTCACAACAATCTTCTTTAAAAGGAATTATTACCGATACTTCAGAAAAAAAGAACCTGCAATACGCAGTTGTTTCATTGATCCGTGAACAGGATTCTGTACTTGTAAAATTTGCCCGTACAAAACCGGATGGTTCTTTTTCCATTCATGGATTAAAACCCGGTAATTATATTCTTACCGTATCAAGACCAAAATATGCCAGCTACACAGATAAAGTTGTTATTAAAGAAAATGAATCGAAGGATCTTGGCACACTCAGTATCATCTCTGCAGGCAAACTGCTTGAAGAAATAGTGATTCGTCAGAATAGAGCCATAGTTGTAAAAGGTGATACAATTGAATATAAAGCCGACAGTTTTAAAGTAGCGATGGGTGCCAATGTGCAGGAACTTTTAAAACGTTTACCCGGTATAGAAGTAGATAAAGATGGAAAGATAACTGCACAAGGTAAACAAGTGGAAAGAGTATTGGTAGATGGTGAAGAATTTTTTACCGACGACCCGGCAATCGTAACAAAAAATCTGCGGGCTGATGCCATTGATAAAGTACAGTCCTACGATAAGAAAAGCGACCAGGCAGAATTTACCGGTGTAGATGATGGTGTACAAAGTAAAACGCTTAATCTCGTATTGAAGGAAGATAAAAAGAAAGGCTATTTCGGAAAAATAGCTCCGGGTGTTGGAACCAACGGCCGGTACAGTAATGAAGCAATGTTCAATTTATTTAAAGGAAAAAAGAAAGCAGCTGCCTATGGTATAATGTCCAATACAGGTAAGATCGGTTTAGGTTGGGAAGACAATGATAAATTCGGCGGTGGCGGTGATTTTGCAGATGGCGATATAGAAATGGGTGCCGGTTATATTTCGATCAATAATAGTGACTACGATGATGAATTTAGCGATTGGGGTCAAAGTTACTGGGGCGAAGGAGTACCCGTTTCACTGAAGACAGGCGCCCATTTCAGTAATAAATGGGAGAAAGATAAATTTCATATCAACGGCAACTATAGTTTTAAAAGACAGACCAATGATGCCGAAGGCGGTTCTTTATATAAATACCTTCTACCCGATTCCGCTTATTACAGTTTCGAAAATCACCGGAATATTTCAGAAGAGAACAGGCATCTCTTCACAGGATTTTATGATGTAAAGATCGATTCATTATCTTCTTTTAAGATCCGCTTGAATGCACAAAAGTTAAAAAGTATTCGCCAGCAGTTTACTAACTCTGGTACCAATGATGAATTTGAAGAAGCTGTAAACCGTAATATCAGGAATTTAACCACCAACAGTAATAGCGAAGCAGCCCTGCTAAGTTTATTGTGGAGAAAGAAATTTAAAAAGATCGGTCGCACCTTATCTGTTTCTGCTTCGCAAAAAATAAGTGACAAGAGTAGCGATGGATATTTTGACTCCTATACACAAATCTATAATGCAGGGACAATTAGTGACCTCGATTCTCTGCGGCAATACAAAGAAAATACGGGCCGCAATTTAAAAACACAGGCAAGGGCCGTATTCACCGAAAAATTTTCGTCCAAATTAATGGTTGAGTTTAATTATACATTCGGACTTAATAATACATTGAATGATCAGCAGACATACGATAAAGCGATCAATGGTAAATATGAAGATTATAACCAACTATTCAGCAACCGCTATTCATTGAATATTTTATCCAATACTGGTGGTGCTAAATTCCAGATCAATGGAAAGAAAATAACTGGTAATGCCGGTCTTAATATCGGCCGTACTACTTATTCACAAAAAGATTCAGCAGGTCTGCTTAGCAGTAAATATTCTTATACTAATCTGTTACCGAGTTCAAGGCTTACTTATAAATTTGGTCCACAGAAAAGTTTGGGATTAAACTACAATGGCAGCAACAGGCCGCCTTCTATGAGCCAAATACAGCCATTAGTGGTTAATAATGATCCGTTGAATTTAACAATTGGTAACCCCGACCTGGAGCAATCTTACAATCATAATTTTGGACTTAATTACAATGATTTCAAAACACTGAGCGGTAGAAATACCTGGGCAAATGCAAATTTTAGTTTTACCGACAAAGCGATCGTAAGCAGTGAAACGATCAATGCAGAAGGAAAACGAATTGTTCAATATGTGAATACTGCTGGTACTTATAATTATGGTTTTTATATAAGCAATGGATATAAAATAAAAAAACCAGAAATGCGTATAAGTTTCCGCATAAACAGCAACGGCAGCCGCAGCGTTAACTTTATAAACGGAACCAAAAATGAGAGTAACACTTTCCGTTATGGTATAGGCCCCGGAATTTCAAAATATAAAGAAGGTAAATACGACATTTATATCAACTACGATTTCAGCAATAACAGTAACACCAGTTCATTAAACAATCGTAAAACAAGTTTCTGGTCACAAAACATCAACAATAGTTTTAATTTTTATGTTGGGAAGGATGAAAAATTCAGCATTGGCACCAATCTTAATATAAACCTGCGTGAGAAAACAGATGCCTTTGATAATAATAATGATGTGTACAACTGGTCGGCTTCTACAAGTTTGAAATTATTTAAGAATAATACGGGTGAAATAAAACTGGAAGTACAGGATATTCTTAACCAGAAAATTGGCTTTGATCGTCAGACCACATCCAACTATATCTCCGAACGTACTTATGAAGTGCTGCGTCGCTATGCGCTGGTCAGCTTTATATGGAACTTTAGTAAAGGTCCCGGACAAAAATAAAATAACATGAAAAAATTATTTTCAATACTCCTGTTTAGTGGTGCTACCTTTTTGGGAAAGGCACAAATGCAAACTGATTTTATTACTGCAGGTAAAATAAAATTTGAAAGAAAAACAAATGTGCACCGGCTTTATTTTACAGACGAAGAAATGGGCAGTTGGGAGGAGGCTTTTAAAAAAGCAATTCCTCAGTTCCAAACGAATTTATTTGAGCTCAGCTTCAATAACAATCAATCACTATATAAGCCTTCGAAAGATAATCCTGAAAATAAAATGGGATTTTTTGGCGAAGCACCCGGTGCAAACAATGTGATCTATAAAGATCTTGAGATGGGAAAAGCAGCCAGCCAGAAACAAATATTTGAAAAACTGTTTCTCGTAAGCGACAGCATTCCGCAATATGAATGGAAACTACAACCCGAAACAAGAACCATTGCAAATTTCGAATGTAAAAAAGCGATCACCCGTATCTGCGATTCAGTAGTAATAGTTGCCTTTTATACGGAAGAGATTCCCGTTTCATCCGGCCCTGAATCATTTGGCGGTTTACCGGGCATGATACTAGGGTTAGCTGTTCCCCGTTTATATACTACATGGTTTGCAACAAGTCTTGAAATTTCGAACGCTGCACCACCTGCAGCACCAACAAAAGGTAAAGACACAGATTCAAAAGGATTATTAAAATCAATTGAATCGGGTATTGGTAAATGGGATGCCAAGTATAAGGATAGATTGATCTGGCAATCGATATTGTAAATTATTTTTTCAATTCCAGTACCAATACATATTTTTCTCCAAGCGTCAATGTAGGTTCAAGATTGAACGTAGCTCCTGTTGCTGCATCCAGTGCTTTTGTAAATCCATTCATCCGTTCTGCAAATCTTGAAAGATCAATAATAGCCGGCGTTTCATTCGAGTTTACAATGCACATGACTGTTTGCGTGGATGTATAGCGGAAATAAACATAAACACCATCCTCCGGTACAAACTGCATGGTCTTACCGTTTTTTATTGCGGATGAGTTTTTCCGGAAATTGGCCAATGTTTTTACATAATTAAATGCTTCATTCTCTTCAGCAGTTCTACCAGATGCATCAAATTTGTTTTGCGCATCGCCGGGCCAGCCACCGGGAAAATCTTTTCTTACTTCAGCATCAGTTGGATCTTTAAAATTTTTCATCAGTATCTCTGTGCCGTAATAGAACTGCGGTATCCCTCTTATGGTAAACAACATTGCAATTGCCATTTTATAGTTGCGCATATTTTCTCCAACAATTGAATAAATGCGATCCTGGTCATGATTATCCAGCGAGGTACAATTATTCATCGGGTTTTTATAAAGCATATCCTGGGCAAGTGTTGTATAAAGACTACTTACTCCCCCATCCCAACTAAATGGCTGTTTGATCGCATTGTGAATGGAAAACATAACAGGAAAATCAGTAACACCCGGGCAATTATGTTTAAAAGGAACCGTAAGATTATTTTCAGAATAGTAAGCTGTGCTGGCAACAAGGTTCACTGCTGTCTCGCCAAAAACAGTGATCTTCGAAAACTCTTTGCGTAATACATCATTTATTTTATTAAGAAAGACAGGGTCATTATAAAAATAAGTATCTACCCGCCAACCGTCCAATCCAAATTCTTCTGTAGCCCAAACTGCATACTGAATTAAAAAATTTGAAACAAAAGGGTTTCGTTGATTTAGATCCACCAAAAAAGGTGTGAACCATCCATCGGCTGTGATCTTTGCATCCAGTTTAGAAGCATTCGGATCGAACAGTGTTTGATTTTTATGAGAAGTATTCTGGTAGGTTGGCCATTGATTTATCCAATCCTTTGCAGGCAGATCACGAAAAAGAAAATGATCATTACCGATATGATTGTACACAGCATCCTGGATAATTTTCATTCCCTTTTTATGGGCCTCATCAATCAAAGATCTATATGCTTCATTTCCTCCAAATCGCTTGTCCACTTCATACTGATTCGTAAATGCATAACCATGATAAGTGCTGCGGCTTGTACCGCCTTCCATTGTCCGGCTCATATTATTTTCAGTCACCGGTGTCATCCAGATAGCAGTAGCACCTAGATCTTTTAAATAATCAAGATGGTTTTGCACACCTTTTAGATCACCACCATGCCGGTCGAATGGATTATTGCGGTCATGATCCTTATCCCTCATATCAGCGAAAAAATCATTAGAAGGATCGCCATTACTAAAGCGATCTGGCATTATTAAATAAATCAGATCCTCTGATGTAGCTCCTTTTACTCTTGTCTTACCATTTTCTTTGCTGCGGGATTTTAATTCATAGCTTATATCTTCTGCAGCTATTCCGCTACCGGAAAGAATTATTTTAAACCTGCCCGGTTTAGCTGCGACAGAAATCGTAATATCAACAATCAAATAGTTGTTGCTTTCCAGTTTTGTTGTTTTATCAAGTTTGATACCGGGATAAGTTATACTGACTTTAGAATACTGTTTAATATTTTCTCCATGCAAAACGATCTGCAGTTTTGGATTTTTCATTCCCACCCACCAATGAGTGGGATATACTCCAAACATATCCGTAGCATTGGCAGTGTTTGCAAATACTATTAAGAGGATAAAAAATATTTTTTTCATATCACTTACCATGTTTTGATTCTTTAACAATCAATGAACAAACGATGCCAGCTGTGCAGAGGAGTATGCCACCAATGAGTACTGCAGTCAGCCGGTCATTATGAAGAAAATTCTCCATGATCTTTCCAAAGAATAACGAAGCAATTATTTCAGGAAGCACAATAAAGAAATTGAAGATGCCCATATAAATACCCATTTTTTCGGCGGGCAGGCTTCCGGAAAGCATTGAATAGGGCATTGATAGTATAGATGCCCAGGCAATACCAACCATACTCATGGACATATAAAGCATCCAGGGTTCATGAATAAAATTTACTGAAATTAAACCCAGCCCACCAATGATTAGGCAAACTGTGTGTGTCATTTTCATTCCTATCTTACCAACCCAAAAAGGAATTGTGAATGAAAAAGCAAAAGTGACAAGATTCAAAATGGCAGAAGTAGCATTTGCATGCTCAAGTCCCTTAGTATAAACTTCACTGTTTGTTTTCGCATCACCACCAAATATATCGGCAGCTACACCAGTACTGTAATAAAACCACATGAGGAATAAACCTGGCCATGTTAAAAACTGAACAACAGCCAGTCTTTTCATTTGATCTGGCATATTACCAATTGCTGATATTATTTCTTTTGCAATACCCTCGCCTTTATGTTCCTTTTTTAAATTCTCCTTCCAGTTCGGATCTGAAGGTGGATACTCTTTACTCTTGAACACAGTAAGTAAAACTGCTCCGAGAAAAACAAAAGCTCCGATATAAAAAGACCACATAATATTTTGCGGAATGCCCCCCGCTCCTTTCTCTCTTGAAACACCAAACCAATTAACCAATAACCCTGGCAAAAAACCCGCAATAAAAGATGCAGCGCCAATAAACATGCTCTGCATCGAATAACCGAAAGAACGTTGCTTATCATTCAGGTTGTCTGCAACAAATGCCCTGAAGGGTTCCATGCTTATATTAATACAAGAATCTAAAATCCATAATGTACCTGCGGCCATCCAAACTGCAGAAGAGTTTGGCATAATAAATAATGCCAGTGAACTTAATATAGCACCAACAAGGAAATAAGGTCTTCTTCTCCCCCATCTCGGATGCCATGTTCTGTCGCTAAAATATCCGATGATAGGTTGAACAAGTAAGCCAGTCATTGGGGCTGCTAACCATAAGCCCGGTATTTCTTCAGGAGTAGCACCGAGGAATTCATAAATAGCACTCATGTTTCCCATTTGCAAACTCCAGCCGAACTGAATTCCGAAAAATCCGAAACACATATTCCAGATTTGCCAGAAAGATAAACGTGGCTTTATACCGGTGTAGACTGTAGACATATGCAAGCATTATTTAATGGATGGAAGATAAGGAGATTAAGTGCAGATTGCTTATGCTGTAGAACTTTCTAAAAAAAATCCCGCCGGTGGCGGGATAGAAATCGTTTGCGGTTGAAAATTAAATTACAAACCCATCGGGTATCACTGATCCTTTCTTTATGACGACAATACCGTCTTTCACTGTATAGAGTATGTGATCCTGGTTTTGCAAATGATTACCGCCATTAATACGTACATCACTTCCTATTCGTACGTTTTTATCAATGATCGCATTGCGGATATAACATCTTTCACCAATACCCAATTCTGGCAATCCTTTCGCTTTTGCTTCAGCAATTTCATTTAATGTTTCATACTGGTCATTACCCATCATATAAGTACTTACCAGTGTAGTGCCGTGGCCAATTCGTGAACGAATGCCAACAACACTATGCTCCACACGGGATGCATTTATAATGGAACCTTCAGCTATCATTGTTTTCTCCAGCGTAGTGCCGCTGATCTTTGCGGGTGGCAGCATGCGGGCCCTTGTGTAAATAGTACGTTCATCATCAAATAAATTAAATGCCGGTATATCTTCTGTAAGATCAAGATTGGCCTCAAAAAATGAATAGATATTTCCAATATCAGTCCAGTAACCTGTGTATTGGTAGCTTGCTACTTTCAGTTTATTAATAGACTGAGGGATGATCTCTTTTCCAAAATCTGTTGCGTCAGCATAATCAGTTTGCAACAGATCAAATAACAATTGGCGGTTAAAAATATAGATACCCATCGAAGCAAGATAATTCCGGCCAGCCGCTTTCATCTGGGCATTCGTTTCACTTACCCATTCAGGCAATAACTCTTTTTTGGGTTTTTCAATAAATGCAGTAACAAGTCCTTCCTGTGATTTTAAAATACCAAACTCAGGGGCTTCTCTGTCACCAACCGGAATTGTTGCAATAGAAATATCAGCGCCAAGTTGTTTATGATTTTCCAGCATCTCTGCAAAATCCATTTGATATAACTGGTCACCTGATAAGATCAAAACATAATCGCTTTCAAAAGGGCCAATATGACGAAGTCCCTGTCTTACCGCATCTGCAGTACCTTGAAACCAGGTTGGGTTATCGGGAGTTTGCTCAGCAGCAAGGATATCGACGAAAGCTTTACTGAAAGCACTAAAGTGATAAGTATTCTTAATATGTCTGTTAAGCGATGCAGAGTTGAATTGCGTTAACACAAACATTCTTCCTATCCCATTGTTCAGGCAATTTGAAATTGGAATGTCAACGAGACGGTATTTACCCGCAATTGGAACAGCGGGTTTGCTTCTGCTTGAAGTAAGCGGGTATAATCTTGAACCCGCACCGCCACCGAGGATCACGGATAATACTTCATTTGTAGTTATAGTTCTGGTAGCCATAATTGAATTTATTTAAGCGACTCATATAAAGATATATATTGTCCGGCAGAATTTTCCCATGAGTGATCAATACGCATCATATATTCTCTTATCTCGTCAAATTGTTCTTTCTTATTATTATAAAGATCGATGGCCCGGCCAACAGAGTATGATATATCCCATGCGGATGCCCGGTCGAAACGAATACCGAAACCATCTTTTTCGCCAAAGTCTTTTACTGTATCCTTCAATCCACCTGTGCTGCGAACTATTGGAACAGTACCATAACGTAATGCATACATCTGGTTTAGTCCACAAGGTTCAACACGGCTTGGCATTAAAAGAAAATCGGCACCAGCATATATTAAATGACTAAGCGATTCACTATACCCGATATAAACATTTACATATCCTTTCAATGAATATTTCAATGCATCCAATTGTGCTTCTACAGCCGGATCACCGGAACCTAATATCAGGAAATTGCATTGCCCCTGGTGATGATAAATAGATGAACTGATAGCTTCAGGTAAAATATCGGCAGCCTTCTCTCCTACTAAGCGTCCAATGAAAGTAAATAATGGTTTTGCCGGATCTAGTTCAAATTCCTTACAAAGCTTTTTCTTATTTTTTTTCTTTCCCTTCTCAATATTTTCTGCTGTAAAGTTTTTTTCAATGAATTCATCTGTTTCCGGGTCCCATACTTCATTATCGATACCATTCAGTATCCCGGTACATTTCCCTTTTTCATATTCAAACAGATATTCAAGGCCATTGGAGTTGTAGCGCAGTTCATCCATATAGCTGTAGCTAACCGTACTTACCTTCCATGCACATTTAACTGCTGAAGCCAATGGGTTAATTGATTTCTTCCATTCAAGCATTCCGGATTTCCAGCTATCATAAGCAGGTATCAGGTTTGATTTACCCCAATCTATCCATCCCTGGTATTGTGCATTGTGAATTGTAAGAACAGTAGGAATGAATTCTAAGTTTTTAAACGCATAACAATATTTAACCATAAACGGAATAAGCCCTGCATGATAGTCGTGCACATGAATTATATCAGGTCGGTGGCTCCATTTACTCACCCAATCGCAAAAAGCGATCTGGAAAGCAACGAATCGTTCGGTGTCATCATCGTATCCATAAATTTTTTCACGGTCAAGCAATCCATTTATATCGATCAGGAATAGATCGAAACCGAGTTTGTTTGTTTTTTCTTTTATAACACTGTAATGAAAAAAACGTCCAGCCAGGTATTGCCCGCCTTCATGTACGAGTTCCCATTCATTTTGCAATAAATATTTTGTCCGGTACATGGGCATTACCACTTTGGCAAAATGCCCGATCTTGGTTTGATATTTAGGCAAGGCACCCACTACATCACCTAATCCGCCGGCCTTCGCCATAGGATAACATTCTGCAGAGACGTGTATGATTTCCATATAATACTTTATTAGATCCCGGTCTTATACCCTCTTAGAGAATAATAGAGAATATAAATATAACAGGGTATCATTAGCCAATATCCCATTTGTTTTGAACCAAGCATTTTTGACAATTCACCATATAATGGCGGGAGAATAGCACCACCTACAATTCCCATGATAAGTAAAGCAGCTCCAATTTTTGTAAATCTGCCCAGGCCATCAATTGCCAGTGGCCAGATAGCCGGCCACATTACTGCATTTGAAAAACCCAGCAAAGCAAAACAGGCAACAGCGGTCATCCCTGTTGTGAAAATTGCTAATAAAACAAGAAACATACTCAGGATGGTGCTTGCCACCAATGCTTTCCTTTGTGAAATATATTTTGGAATACAAATAATGCCAGTAACATAACCCAATAATAATCCGTACCCGGTGAACGATGCAAACGTTGAGGATTTTTCCAGTGGGAAGCCAAGAAATTCACCAAATCCTGCAAATGTATCATAACTGATCACTTCAACTCCTACATAAAAGAAAATAGCAACTGCTCCCAACACGAGATGCGGGAACTGGAATACACTGGTTTTATCCTTGCGATGAAATGTATCAGCTTCCTCTTCCTCATTTATTTCAGGCAGGTGAAGAAAATAAATTACTACTGCAAGTATTGCTAAAACAATTGCAATAGTTATATAAGGATTCACTACCCTTGATGCCAGCAGATCCAGCTCAGCATTTTTATCACCGGCTGATAAAGTAAGCAATTTTGCTTTCAAGGCATCTACATCTTTTAAAACGATGCCACCTAAAATAAATACGGCAAGTATACCCGCTACTTTATTACAAATACCCATAATGCTGATACGTTGTGCAGCACTTTCCATCGGGCCCAAAACAGTAACATAAGGATTGGAAGCTGTTTGCAGTAATGCAAGACCAGTTCCTATTATAAATAAACCAATTAAAAATAAAGAATAGCTACGTGAACTTGCAGCTGGAATAAAAATTAATGCACCTGCTGCCATCACAAACAATCCTAATGACATACCTTTTTTGAAACCGGTCTTTTTAAGGATCAAAGAAGATGGAATAGCCATAACAAAATAAGCAGCAAAAAAAGCAGTAGCTACCAGGAAAGATTGTGTATCTGTCAGTTCACAGGCAATTTTTAAATACGGAATTAACTGGCTGTTGGCCCAGGTAACAAAACCGAAAATAAAAAAAAGTGCCCCGATTATGATCAAAGGAAAAATAAAACTGTTTCGCCGGTTGATGACTGCTGTTTGTGTATTCATAATAATGCAAAGTTTGCCCGAACTTAACGAAGAATCGGTAATTTGTAATAAACTATTTTTTGTATCCCTTCAATAATGTTTCTTTAGTTTCCTGTACCTTCAGACCAGTTTAATTCTTACTATGGAGCAACTCGTGATCGGCATTGATATCGGCGGTACCAGCACCAAATTCGGGATAGTGGATGTTGATGGTAATGTTTTATTCTCCGGCAATATGTCCACAAAAAAACATGCGACAGTTGAAACTTTTATAGATGAGCTCTACGAAGAATTGTCGGTACTGATAAAAAGAGCAGGCGGATCTTCAAGAATAAAAGGGATCGGTATTGGTGCACCTAACGGAAATTTTTACACCGGGAATATTGAATATGCAGCGAATCTTGTATGGCAGGGGATCGTGCCATTGTCAAAACTGGTGCAGGCAAAATTTAAATTACCTGTTGTAGTAACTAATGATGCGAATGCTGCAGCTATTGGCGAAATGACCTATGGCGCTGCGAAAGGAATGAAGGATTTTATAATGATAACACTCGGTACCGGTGTGGGCAGTGGTATCGTTGCAAACGGCCAGTTGATATACGGTCATGATGGTTTTGCCGGCGAGTTGGGTCATACTATAATTATCCCTGATGGAAGATTACATGCAGGCACAGGGAAAAAAGGATCATTGGAAAGTTATGCGTCTGCAACAGGTGTAATGCTAACAGCTATTGAATTGCTGGTTAAAAGCAAAGAGCCAAGTTTATTGAGAGATGTACCGAAGGATAAACTCGATTCCAAAGCAGTACATGATGCGGCCCTTCAGGGTGATAAAATAGCGTTAGAGATCTTTGAATTCACCGGGAAAATTTTAGGGCTTGCATTGGCCAATGCAGTAATGTTCAGCAGCCCGGAAGCAATAATTCTTTTTGGTGGTCTTACCAAATCAGGCGAATATATTTTAAAGCCTACAAGAAAATATATGGAAGAAAACCTGATAAAAATTTTCCAGGGTAAAGTAAAAATATTAGTGAGCCATTTAAGAGAATCCGATGCTGCTATATTAGGAGCAAGTGCATTGGCCTGGGAATGATCAATTTTATTTTCTCAATCACATCCCTTCAAAAAAAGGAACAGCCACCCGCATATAACGTGATGGCTGTTTTACCCTAAATGTATAGCCCTAATTCTTAAGAGTTAAAACCGGTGAAAGGCGATAAGTGCCATTACCTTCAAGAACTACAGAAAGATTTGCATCAAAGTCAACGATCAATGAATCCAAAGTTCCGTTGAGTTCTTTATCTACTTTGATCATCAATTTTGTTTGTGTTCCATTATCCATTACTAATGGAAATGTTTGCCCGGCTACTTTAATTGAATTATTTGTACCCAGGTAGAGACGAATTTCCTTTACAAAATTGGATGGTAAAATTCCTGTTGCAAGCAAAGTATCAACACCATTTTGCAAACCGAGCAGGTTATATATTCCGGCATTGGTACTTAAAGAAACCCAGGCTGAAGTATCATTCCTTAATTTTACTTTTACTTCCTGTATATCTACATTCACTTCTTCAAATGCCGCCGGCGCATCGGTCATATGAACATCTAACTTATAACTTCCTTTTTCTTTATTACATGCTAAAAATACGAG contains:
- a CDS encoding GLPGLI family protein, with the protein product MKKLFSILLFSGATFLGKAQMQTDFITAGKIKFERKTNVHRLYFTDEEMGSWEEAFKKAIPQFQTNLFELSFNNNQSLYKPSKDNPENKMGFFGEAPGANNVIYKDLEMGKAASQKQIFEKLFLVSDSIPQYEWKLQPETRTIANFECKKAITRICDSVVIVAFYTEEIPVSSGPESFGGLPGMILGLAVPRLYTTWFATSLEISNAAPPAAPTKGKDTDSKGLLKSIESGIGKWDAKYKDRLIWQSIL
- a CDS encoding glycosyltransferase — encoded protein: MEIIHVSAECYPMAKAGGLGDVVGALPKYQTKIGHFAKVVMPMYRTKYLLQNEWELVHEGGQYLAGRFFHYSVIKEKTNKLGFDLFLIDINGLLDREKIYGYDDDTERFVAFQIAFCDWVSKWSHRPDIIHVHDYHAGLIPFMVKYCYAFKNLEFIPTVLTIHNAQYQGWIDWGKSNLIPAYDSWKSGMLEWKKSINPLASAVKCAWKVSTVSYSYMDELRYNSNGLEYLFEYEKGKCTGILNGIDNEVWDPETDEFIEKNFTAENIEKGKKKNKKKLCKEFELDPAKPLFTFIGRLVGEKAADILPEAISSSIYHHQGQCNFLILGSGDPAVEAQLDALKYSLKGYVNVYIGYSESLSHLIYAGADFLLMPSRVEPCGLNQMYALRYGTVPIVRSTGGLKDTVKDFGEKDGFGIRFDRASAWDISYSVGRAIDLYNNKKEQFDEIREYMMRIDHSWENSAGQYISLYESLK
- a CDS encoding glucose-1-phosphate adenylyltransferase, whose amino-acid sequence is MATRTITTNEVLSVILGGGAGSRLYPLTSSRSKPAVPIAGKYRLVDIPISNCLNNGIGRMFVLTQFNSASLNRHIKNTYHFSAFSKAFVDILAAEQTPDNPTWFQGTADAVRQGLRHIGPFESDYVLILSGDQLYQMDFAEMLENHKQLGADISIATIPVGDREAPEFGILKSQEGLVTAFIEKPKKELLPEWVSETNAQMKAAGRNYLASMGIYIFNRQLLFDLLQTDYADATDFGKEIIPQSINKLKVASYQYTGYWTDIGNIYSFFEANLDLTEDIPAFNLFDDERTIYTRARMLPPAKISGTTLEKTMIAEGSIINASRVEHSVVGIRSRIGHGTTLVSTYMMGNDQYETLNEIAEAKAKGLPELGIGERCYIRNAIIDKNVRIGSDVRINGGNHLQNQDHILYTVKDGIVVIKKGSVIPDGFVI
- a CDS encoding SLC45 family MFS transporter; this translates as MSTVYTGIKPRLSFWQIWNMCFGFFGIQFGWSLQMGNMSAIYEFLGATPEEIPGLWLAAPMTGLLVQPIIGYFSDRTWHPRWGRRRPYFLVGAILSSLALFIMPNSSAVWMAAGTLWILDSCINISMEPFRAFVADNLNDKQRSFGYSMQSMFIGAASFIAGFLPGLLVNWFGVSREKGAGGIPQNIMWSFYIGAFVFLGAVLLTVFKSKEYPPSDPNWKENLKKEHKGEGIAKEIISAIGNMPDQMKRLAVVQFLTWPGLFLMWFYYSTGVAADIFGGDAKTNSEVYTKGLEHANATSAILNLVTFAFSFTIPFWVGKIGMKMTHTVCLIIGGLGLISVNFIHEPWMLYMSMSMVGIAWASILSMPYSMLSGSLPAEKMGIYMGIFNFFIVLPEIIASLFFGKIMENFLHNDRLTAVLIGGILLCTAGIVCSLIVKESKHGK
- a CDS encoding sugar MFS transporter, whose translation is MNTQTAVINRRNSFIFPLIIIGALFFIFGFVTWANSQLIPYLKIACELTDTQSFLVATAFFAAYFVMAIPSSLILKKTGFKKGMSLGLFVMAAGALIFIPAASSRSYSLFLIGLFIIGTGLALLQTASNPYVTVLGPMESAAQRISIMGICNKVAGILAVFILGGIVLKDVDALKAKLLTLSAGDKNAELDLLASRVVNPYITIAIVLAILAVVIYFLHLPEINEEEEADTFHRKDKTSVFQFPHLVLGAVAIFFYVGVEVISYDTFAGFGEFLGFPLEKSSTFASFTGYGLLLGYVTGIICIPKYISQRKALVASTILSMFLVLLAIFTTGMTAVACFALLGFSNAVMWPAIWPLAIDGLGRFTKIGAALLIMGIVGGAILPPLYGELSKMLGSKQMGYWLMIPCYIYILYYSLRGYKTGI
- a CDS encoding alpha-amylase, with translation MKKIFFILLIVFANTANATDMFGVYPTHWWVGMKNPKLQIVLHGENIKQYSKVSITYPGIKLDKTTKLESNNYLIVDITISVAAKPGRFKIILSGSGIAAEDISYELKSRSKENGKTRVKGATSEDLIYLIMPDRFSNGDPSNDFFADMRDKDHDRNNPFDRHGGDLKGVQNHLDYLKDLGATAIWMTPVTENNMSRTMEGGTSRSTYHGYAFTNQYEVDKRFGGNEAYRSLIDEAHKKGMKIIQDAVYNHIGNDHFLFRDLPAKDWINQWPTYQNTSHKNQTLFDPNASKLDAKITADGWFTPFLVDLNQRNPFVSNFLIQYAVWATEEFGLDGWRVDTYFYNDPVFLNKINDVLRKEFSKITVFGETAVNLVASTAYYSENNLTVPFKHNCPGVTDFPVMFSIHNAIKQPFSWDGGVSSLYTTLAQDMLYKNPMNNCTSLDNHDQDRIYSIVGENMRNYKMAIAMLFTIRGIPQFYYGTEILMKNFKDPTDAEVRKDFPGGWPGDAQNKFDASGRTAEENEAFNYVKTLANFRKNSSAIKNGKTMQFVPEDGVYVYFRYTSTQTVMCIVNSNETPAIIDLSRFAERMNGFTKALDAATGATFNLEPTLTLGEKYVLVLELKK